taggttatgcattcagagatgctcatcaGCACATCactattgtaatgtgtggttatttgatttTCTGTCgctttcctgttagcttgaaccattctggccattctcctctcacctctcattaacaaggtgtattcactcacagagctgccactcactggattttttttgtttttttgcaccattctgtaaattctagagactgtcaACATATGAAGGTCACAGGAGGTcaacggtttctgagatactcaaaccactctatATGGTGCCAAACAtttgattacatttcttccccattcaatgtttggtctgaacaataactgaacctcttgactatgcctgcatgcttttatgcagtgagttgctgccacatgattggctgattaggtatttgcactaacgagcaggtgtacctatttaagtggccattgagtgtatactTTAGGTGAGATAATTTGTATACATCAACTGCAAGTGGTTCTTCTTTTAAACAAATTTCTTTATAGAAAGAATTTATTGCATTTTAGAAATCTGTAGTTTATGTTTTTGACTGTGAGTTGTAGATTAACATAGAACTGAAAAGAACATAAGACCATTagatgtaggaacagaattaggccaatcgactgatcgagtctgctctgccatttcaccacggctatccatttccctctcagccctaaactcctgccttctttctATATGCCTTCATGCTCTGTTCAAGCAAGAATCTATtaatctttgctttaaatatgtatatgtaaagacttggcctccacacccgcctgcggcaacaaattccacagattcaccactctggctaaagaaattcctcctcatctctgatctaaaaggacacctctgtattctgaggctgtgttctctcgtcctagactctcccaccacaggaagcatcctcactatcaaggcctttcaccactcgATAGATTTCAACAAAGTCATCCCTCTGCGGCTCctgccaaaagaccccaaaccaaacaactgtccttcagaaaacttTTCTCCTCAGCTCTCCAGAGAACAACATGActccttatctttagccgaaGTCAAAACACACTTtccagcaggacacactgcttttacagaatactgctaaaataaaatagctcacagcatagcagtagaaatcttaactagGGCATTACGTtctccccccaccaaaaatagtcatgtcctcatgattgTGGAATTTAATAAACCATTATTAATAACAGTATTCAATGGATCTTGTGATCTCAGGACCCcaaatccatttgtaaatggaagTATCATATCTCACCTTGggaaatgacataatactgttgcCCAGATGCATCCTCTGCCAGCCTAGCCAGGGGTTACTTGACTCTGAGATCTCCTTATCTCAGCTTTACCTTCTCCAGCTTCAGTCACTCCTTGTGACCTTTCCTGTCTATTAGAGGATGCCTCCTTCTGTTCTATTACTTGTACCTTCCAGtggctctggtcccagactaacCCATGATTAACCTCAGCATCCTTCAATTTAAGCAGGTGTTGGCAAACATCTTCCACTGGTGTTAATCTGCAAGACCTCTCTTGGAAAAGGGTGTCCTCTGTCACTTGAGTTACTCCTCCAGGATGTAACATGATGGGTTTAGACTGGGTGTACCACACAGTTCCTTGTTTGTACTCATCATTTTGCTTAGGAAGAACTTGTAGCTTCTCAAAAGCAATTCTGAATACCAGGTGAATGGACAAAGTTTTCAAAaaattctctccatttctctcctttCATGCTTCCACAAGCCTTCTCACAATGGGAGCATTTGTTACCACAAGAATGGAAGCTTCACCTTTTTTGTCTGGATCCAGGCAGACCAACACTGGTGTGCCAAGAGTCTCAGATACTCCAACATCTGCTTCTGAAAACTCTATTTTCAATGACAAGTAACCATTGTACGGGTACTCATCAGTACTAAGCCCTCCAAATCTCAAGGGTGCTGAGTGGCATCAATGGTAAATTCAAAAAAACTGGTTCTAAAAGGATCTCTAAAGCAAAGCAACTCGagaacctgtgtcaagtatggcCCTAGCATAAACACCTTCAACCCATATGGATACATCAGAGCTTGGTCCCACTAAACCTTCAGTAATAGTGCTTTGCACTTTAGTATTTGCCTTTATACACTGATTAGAATGTATTCTCTCTGAGACACCAGCCCATTCCTTTACAGGGTCCCTCTGTAGATTTGCTTCTTCTCTATTTGATTAACCACTGAGCTACTTTTTGAAGATTTTCCTGTCCCTGACAGTCTCACTTGAAATATCCATCTTCTCCACAGTTGTAGCAGAAAGCTtatgtaaaagcaaaggagagggcatgcaacaaagcaaaaagTGGTGGGAAGATGAGGATTGGGATGCAtttaaaaaacctacagaaagcaactgtaaaaggagggaaaagatgaatgtTGACAACAAGCTAGCAAATATTATCAAGGTGGATAGAGAGAATGGAATGAATTTAGGACCTCTAGAAAATAAGACTGGGggaataataatgggggacaagcagttggtagatgaactaaatgagtattttccattagtcttcactgtggaagacactagcaatgtgccaggtgttgaagggtgtagagattgtggaggcattagtattgatcttttaagaatcattgGACTCGGGCATGATTCCGGAGGACTggacaattgcaaatgtcactccactcttcaagaaaggagggaggcttTAGAAAGGAAATGAAAGACCTGTAagcctgacctcagaggttgggaagatgttggagtaatttgttgaggttatggagtacttggtgacacagaactagataggacaaagtcagcatggtttcctggagggaaaattttgcctgacaaacctgttggaattctttgaggagattacaagtaggatagataaaggggatgcaatgtttgttgtatatttggactttcagaaggcctttgacaaggtgccacacatgaggctgcttaccaagttaagaacccatggtattacaggaaagttactggcatggttagagcattggctgattggtaggaggcagctagtgggaataaaaggatccttttctggttggctaacagtgactagtggtgttctgcaggggtcagtggtgggaccacttctttttatgctatatatcaatgatttagatgatggaatagattgcttcattgccaagtttgcagatgatatgaagatagttggaggggcaggtagtgttgaacacaggaaggctgcagaaggacttaaacagatttggagaatgggcaagaaactggtaaatgaaatacaatgttggaaaatgcatggtcaacactttggtagaagaaataaatatgcagaccattttctaaatggggagacaatccaaaaatctgagatgcaaagggacttgggagtccttgtgcagaactctctaaaggttaacttgcaggttgagttggtggtgaggaaagcaaatgcaatgttagcattcatttcaagagaactgaaATGTAagatcagggatgtgatgctgaggctttataaggcactggtgaggccccaccttggcttcttatctaagaaaagatgtgctggcattggagacggttcagaaCATGTTCACAAGGAAGATTcagtgaatgaaagggttatcatacgaggaaagcttgatagctctgggcctgtactcattagaatttagaaggatgaaggggtatctcattgaaaccatttgaatgttgaaaagcctagacagagtaggtaTGGAAAGAATATctctcatggtgggggagtctaggacaagaaggtatagcctcaggatagaggggcatccatttaaaacagagatgcagagatatttctttagccagagggttgcgAATTTGTGACCACACACAAGTGTGGAAGCCAggacgttgggtgtatttaaggtggggaTTGATTGTTCTTGATTGGCCactgcatcaaaagttacaggagaaggctggggagtgtggttgaggaggggaaaaaggattggcatgattgaatggtggagcagactcaacaggccaaatggcctaattctgttcccaatttttatggtcttatggtcttatctttaAGTGAAGCCAAAAGCAGGACACACTGCctttacagaaaactgctgaaataaaatacctcacagcacAGCAGTGGCAATCTTAACCAGAGCATTACAGTATTATTTTTGAAAGAcaattgaaaaataaaaaaaatcacaatttcTAAATAATAGATtttaaagatttgctttatttgtcaaatgtatatCAAAATATCAAAAACAAAGTGATACACGTAATTTGTGTCAATAACCAAAACAGTTAgaatatgtgctgggggcagcacacaagtgtcaccatggcTCCTGTGCCAactgcatgcccacaactcaataACCCTAACCTCTAagtgttcagaatgtgggagaaaatccatgcattcatggggagaatgtacagactccttacagttaACGGCAAtgattgaaccctgattgctggcATTGAAAAAGTATTATGCTAACCATTATACTGCTATGCTGTTGTTGTTTTTCATATAGAACATAAGAAACATGAACATGGAATTATAATCTTTGGTGCATATTCATAAAAGATCAAGGAAATGAAAATGAACATTTTACTTTCAGTGAGCCTTTTGTTGCTGCAGTAATGATGACAAATATTCTCTAACTGTCCTGGTTGGTTGGAGAGCTATGCATATAACACTAGTTTTATCAGTAACTCTACTCCTACTATCCAAACATTCATCTATACACCAAGTCTGTAAGAATTTTAAAACATATCATCCAACATCATGTGTTCTTGCAACTGTCTAACTGGCACTAAGCCAGTGTAAAATGTTTTTTTGTGAAAATACTTCATTATTCTTGGGTTCAAGAAAACAATAATTtactgcttcatttggcagtgAAGATGATCACTGTGTATCTTTTTATTATGGGTGAGGTTCAAAGAATTGAGGTCTGGCACTGAATGTCACTTGCCAGCATGATGTTTGCACACGTTATAGTTTCACCACATCTGTTTTTGAGGCTGATATCTCAACTAAGCCCCACCCTTGCACATATCTGACAACAGCCTGTAGATTGGAAACAGAATGGAGAACAATGCCAGCTCCAACCTCAACACACCTGGGACAATTCTAGCCCATTCTAGTACAAATTCATTAATATGGGAGCTTCCTGCTTTGCAAAATTCACCTATTAACAAACTAAACTCAGAGTGATTGGGGAAACTCACCTGAAAGGGTAAATTCAGGCCAAGTCTATCATGGACGGTGTGTTTTATAACATTCTGTGTTAATGCAATGATGTTGAACAACTAATTGAGACAGAAGACAAACACTTGtagtgtcatagagtcatagaacactacagcacagaaacagaccctttggcccatctagttcatgctgagaCATGATGCTCcctgtcccattgacctgcatccctCCAATCCATCATGTACttatccgaacttctcttaaatgttgcaattgaacctgcatctaccacttctgttggtagctcattccacactctgagtgaagaagttcccctaaagtatttcatctttcacccttaaccattgacctctagttctcgctcacccaacctcagtggaaaatacctgcatgcattaaccctatctatgtCTGTGATGTTAAAATGGAAAGATTAGGATTCCATGGCTGAGCAAAAGTAAGACTTAGTTTACTTTGGAACAAAGCACATTGGAGCAATAGTTAAATTCATCCTGACACTAGTGAAAATGGAGATGTTTCAACTTAAATATTGGATCTAAGCTTCTTGATTACTCATGCAACATAGCAAAGAAATGATTCTGTATCATAGTTCATTAGGCTGCAATAACTAACAGTTGTGAGAAACAGCTAATGTAATTTAAAGGTTTCATTTTCCAGGTGCATGGCTGGAGAACAAATAACCTCCGTTCCTCCATTCCTACATTGAAAACAACTAAGAGACCAAGGAAAGAGGAGAGAAATGGTAGCCATTGTGTTGTCTGTGCAGAGATGGTGCCCATCTTAGAAAGGAAGATGGGCCAAGATATTGAACATTCCAAAAGATCCAGTAGCACAACAGCATATAATTTCATAGGGGAGAATTCCAAAACATCTCCAAAGAGAAGGACTCCGGCTTTTTCACAAACGAGGATACCTGTGTACAGCTCTACAATTTCACAGGCTCAAGTAAATGAGGCAAGCAAAGAAGTTTATATCCAAGACATGACACAGTCCGAAATTGATCCACACAAAGAAAAAGAAGGTGCGGTTATCCTCAGCACCAATCATCAGGGGCCAGTAAGAAAACATTCCCCTCTATTCCCTCCTGTAAAAATGGCCAATGTCAGTGAAAAGTTTGCATTGGGAATCAAACCAGTGGCAACATTTAGTTTGGGTACACTAAATGGAAATGTAAGTCAGAAAATTGTGAGTGAAACATTGGAGAAGAGTCACAACAGTGCCAACTGCTGTCTTAGGACCCATTGTTACAATATGGCCATGTTACAGGTCAGTGAGTTAGAAAAGACTGCAAATTCTCCTCCAGTAGGAATAACAAGAATAATGGATCATTGGTGCTGGCGATATTCTTTAATGCAAGATAAGCTGGCCGTCAGTCACGTCCCAGCCTCCAAACTAATGGAATGCCACAGCATAAGGTTACAGCCTTCAAAAATTATGAAGCATCACACAAAGAACATAAAGCAAGATAACACTGGGAAATCAGCTTTCAGTCACAGTGACTCAACTCATAAAATTGCGAGTAGAATAAGACAAAAAGACACATGCCACAATATTCTCCCTATGCTCTCACAGCCAGACCCATCACCATCTTCAGGACCTGGAATAGCGATCTCCATATTGCCACAGAGACTTCTATAGTGTTAAGTTCACTTCTCTGTGGCCTTCTACCTCAGCTCCATGGTTGTCATGACCCATTGTCGTACCCCACATTTTCCCTGAGCATAGAACATCAGTCAACCCCAATGCATGATGAAGACTTTATGGTCAGTTGTGGTGCCATAATGAATCCTATGGCTCTGGCAAGGAGAAGTTATCAACCCAATAATATTGACAGAATATGATTTGAATGGTGTTTACTGGGGAGCAGCAAGGTacaatctttctcctctcacagcAATATAAATTTTACTGTAAGTCATTCTGTAAAGACAAATCCAGTTATTTTCAGTCCTAAATGATGTTTTACCATAATTGTAATGCTTAATTCATATCAATTTTAAAAATCTTAAATCATGATCTTGATAATACAAATGGTTGTCACAATTTTATTTCAGCTTAATTAGAACAGAGAAAATCTTTAAACATTCACAATTTTAGACCCTGTGACCTTGATACAAATTCTTCTCTTTCTTTAGATCCACTTTCCTCTTCCACAGATATTCTGTTCTCAAAAACAAACCACTCTTATGTCTTGAGAGAGCTGGAAGAGTGCATGAGGTGTAGGTTCCCAAAGTAACAAATGCAAGGCAGATTCTCCAGATGATATTGGACTAAAAGGGTTAAATTAGGAGGACTTCAATGACTAAAGGCCAGGCTAACTGGGGTGATTAAAAGGAttgatggggttgagagagaaattgTGTTGTCCTGAGAAATATAGTAGTCTTTTCACAAATACTAACTCAGAAACAGTTCTTAATAGTCTTAAACTCACCAATAAAGTTGCTCATGCTACAACAATTGAGAAATACAGAGCTGAGATTCATGCAAGACCTAAAGGAATttaatgcttcaaaaaggcagcagaaTTAAGATATGAGTCAGCTATAACCCAATTAACAGTGGAATAAGCTATACTGCAGCTTCTGCTTTTATGTTCCCATCTGAGCTGCAGCAGAGAGACTGGATGTGAAGAGTAGGATGGGAAGGAATGTCTGGATAATGGTAAATGAGAACCCAAAAAATTAAAGCAATTGTGACTCAGGGGCCTTGATTGGAATCAGTACTATCAGTAGTGGCTTGAATTCTGTGGTGTGCATGATGCACAGtaaattaaaaatgaaaaaaaaatgttggaaaaCAGACAAAGATGGAAAATTCTAGAAATATGTAGCAAGTTAAGCAGAGTATATGGAAAGAGAACCGgtaacagatgttgcctgacttgctgactgtttcaagcattttctgtttctattccaTAGTTGCTTGTTGACCAGGAAAATAAGAAAAAAACCAATAACAATCACATCATCTATGTGATGGACCTCCATTTACCCAATTTTCAAATTGATATTTGGTATTGAAAAGCCACTCTTTCCGCAGAGGCTCAGCAGTAAATCTCTTCATAGAATTCACACAGCAGGGTAGCCAGGAAGAATATAATacaatttttctttttaaaaacagATTTTGAAATAAACATAAGATAGGAGCACGAATAGGCCACCTGCCCCGTCAAACCTGCTCTTCCATtcaatggactcatctccactacctaccttttccccattacCCTTAATTCCGCTACtattcaaaaatctatccaactttgtattaggtatatttactgaggtagcttccactgcttcattgggcagagaattccacagattcaccactctctgg
The DNA window shown above is from Hypanus sabinus isolate sHypSab1 chromosome 17, sHypSab1.hap1, whole genome shotgun sequence and carries:
- the LOC132407016 gene encoding uncharacterized protein LOC132407016 — encoded protein: MEFQEKDVVGSKASLVFESPGSDSNDGNVVMSPTHFLHSWESERKLIDVLITLSEEAEEDEKPMDQFILCGGWDDAVHGWRTNNLRSSIPTLKTTKRPRKEERNGSHCVVCAEMVPILERKMGQDIEHSKRSSSTTAYNFIGENSKTSPKRRTPAFSQTRIPVYSSTISQAQVNEASKEVYIQDMTQSEIDPHKEKEGAVILSTNHQGPVRKHSPLFPPVKMANVSEKFALGIKPVATFSLGTLNGNVSQKIVSETLEKSHNSANCCLRTHCYNMAMLQVSELEKTANSPPVGITRIMDHWCWRYSLMQDKLAVSHVPASKLMECHSIRLQPSKIMKHHTKNIKQDNTGKSAFSHSDSTHKIASRIRQKDTCHNILPMLSQPDPSPSSGPGIAISILPQRLL